A genomic region of Pseudomonas frederiksbergensis contains the following coding sequences:
- the ycaC gene encoding isochorismate family cysteine hydrolase YcaC gives MSNVPYKRLNKDDAVVLLVDHQTGLISLVQDFSPNEFKNNVLALADLAKFFKLPTILTTSFENGPNGPMVPELKELFPDAPYIPRPGQINAWDNADFVQAVKATGRKQLIIAGVVTDVCVTFPTLSALAEGFEVFVVTDASGTFNETVQQAAWARMAAAGAQLVNWFSVACELQGDWRNDMEGLANLLSPRIPNYRNLMNSYSVLTAK, from the coding sequence ATGAGCAACGTTCCATACAAGCGCCTGAACAAAGACGACGCCGTTGTATTGTTGGTTGACCACCAGACCGGCCTGATCTCGCTGGTTCAGGATTTCTCGCCCAACGAGTTCAAGAACAACGTGCTGGCCCTTGCCGACCTGGCCAAGTTCTTCAAACTGCCGACCATCCTGACCACCAGCTTCGAAAACGGCCCGAACGGCCCGATGGTTCCTGAGCTGAAGGAGCTGTTCCCGGATGCGCCCTACATTCCACGTCCAGGTCAGATCAATGCCTGGGACAACGCAGATTTCGTCCAGGCCGTAAAAGCTACCGGCCGCAAGCAGCTGATCATTGCCGGCGTAGTGACCGATGTTTGTGTGACGTTCCCGACCTTGTCGGCGCTGGCTGAAGGTTTTGAAGTGTTTGTGGTTACCGACGCCTCGGGCACCTTCAACGAAACCGTGCAACAGGCAGCCTGGGCGCGCATGGCCGCTGCCGGTGCACAACTGGTGAACTGGTTCTCGGTGGCGTGCGAGTTGCAAGGCGACTGGCGCAACGACATGGAAGGCCTGGCGAACCTGCTGTCGCCGCGCATTCCGAACTATCGCAACCTGATGAACAGCTACTCGGTGCTGACGGCCAAGTAA
- a CDS encoding mechanosensitive ion channel family protein, protein MSFVYGHPLSLSALLLMIDALLWHLAPFKHRVTRVGLRLGLFLIFSTLIVSAGVSPLQAPVFADDSEMQLGATALGIIWWLYAARVLTEVIGLVLMRRIDHSGRLLQDVIGALVFLIAIVAAAGYVLELPVRGLLATSGVVAIVVGLALQSTLSDVFSGVVLNTTKPYQVDDWIMIDGTEGKVLDIDWRATHLLTTAGSTAVVPNSVAAKAKIINLSRPSNMHGVSISIQVPNHIRPRRVLDALDRTLQGSSSLLLSPTPKAVLKEAGETMSEYVASGFIAELGKKSEVRNQLFDLAHRHLEAAGISRQLDGVIEPSIRTRALLDEVKIFRSLGEDERDQLAQAMTPQQYAAGQVVLDLNEVSDALFVIATGVISATVPDGTGQTEAGRMGPSEVMGEQSILNDTPSQACFTALTSCIIYRIDKSLARSCMEQRSEVGRALNKLQAVRQQNSRLALMTKAVPVKKGGFLGWLQKR, encoded by the coding sequence ATGTCCTTTGTCTACGGTCACCCCCTGTCCTTGAGCGCCCTGCTATTGATGATCGACGCTCTGCTCTGGCATCTGGCGCCCTTCAAGCACCGCGTCACCCGGGTCGGACTGCGCCTGGGTCTGTTCCTGATCTTCAGCACACTCATCGTCAGTGCCGGCGTCAGCCCATTGCAGGCACCGGTGTTTGCCGACGACAGCGAGATGCAACTGGGGGCCACGGCCCTGGGGATTATCTGGTGGCTGTACGCCGCGCGGGTGCTCACCGAAGTCATTGGCCTGGTGCTGATGCGGCGCATCGACCACAGCGGGCGGCTACTGCAGGATGTCATCGGCGCGCTGGTGTTTCTGATCGCCATCGTCGCCGCGGCCGGTTATGTGCTGGAGCTACCGGTCAGGGGGCTGCTGGCGACGTCCGGCGTCGTGGCGATCGTTGTCGGTCTGGCGTTGCAGAGCACATTGAGCGATGTGTTTTCCGGCGTCGTACTTAACACCACAAAACCCTATCAGGTGGATGACTGGATCATGATCGACGGCACCGAAGGCAAGGTGCTGGACATCGACTGGCGCGCCACCCACCTGCTCACCACCGCCGGCAGTACCGCAGTGGTGCCGAACTCGGTGGCGGCCAAGGCGAAGATCATCAACCTGAGTCGGCCGAGCAACATGCACGGGGTGTCCATCAGCATTCAAGTGCCCAACCATATCCGCCCACGGCGGGTGCTGGACGCACTGGATCGCACCTTGCAGGGTAGCAGCAGTTTACTGCTCTCTCCGACGCCCAAAGCGGTGCTCAAGGAAGCGGGTGAAACCATGTCCGAATACGTGGCCAGCGGTTTCATCGCCGAGCTGGGCAAAAAAAGCGAAGTGCGTAATCAGTTGTTCGACCTGGCGCATAGGCACCTGGAGGCGGCGGGCATTTCCCGGCAGCTCGATGGTGTGATCGAACCCTCCATCCGGACGCGCGCGTTGCTCGATGAGGTGAAAATATTCCGTTCGCTGGGTGAAGACGAGCGCGATCAACTGGCCCAGGCCATGACCCCGCAACAGTATGCGGCGGGCCAGGTGGTGCTGGATCTGAATGAGGTTTCAGACGCCCTGTTCGTTATCGCCACGGGTGTAATCAGTGCCACTGTGCCCGACGGTACCGGACAAACAGAAGCTGGACGCATGGGACCGAGCGAAGTCATGGGCGAACAGAGCATCCTCAACGACACACCGTCCCAGGCCTGCTTCACCGCGCTGACCTCCTGCATCATCTACCGCATCGACAAGTCCCTGGCACGCAGCTGCATGGAGCAACGCAGCGAAGTCGGTCGCGCACTGAACAAACTGCAAGCGGTTCGCCAACAGAACAGCCGACTGGCACTGATGACCAAAGCAGTACCGGTCAAGAAAGGCGGTTTCCTCGGGTGGTTGCAAAAGCGTTGA
- a CDS encoding alpha/beta hydrolase, with translation MNIVQKTLTTSLLALCVGNAFAAGSPGVEHNTQAFLEALAAGDGKPLEQLSPRDARAVLAGAQSSVKVDLSGVEVTERSIKVGEQNITLKIVRPAKVKGQLPVFMFFHGGGWVLGDYPTHQRLIRDLVVGSGAVAVYVDYTPSPEAHYPTAINQAYAATRWVAEHGKEIGVDGKRLAVAGNSVGGNMAAVVALMAKEQKTPTLRFQLLMWPVTNAQFDTPSYQQFSEGHFLTKGMMNWFWDSYTTDTAERAQIHASPLQASAGQLRGLPAALVQTAEFDVLRDEGEAYARHLDAAGVPVTAVRYNGMIHDFGLLNPLSQIPEVKAAVRQAALELKTHLN, from the coding sequence ATGAACATCGTCCAGAAAACCCTGACCACCAGCCTTCTCGCCCTTTGCGTCGGCAACGCATTTGCCGCTGGCAGCCCGGGTGTCGAGCACAACACCCAGGCCTTCCTCGAAGCCCTCGCGGCAGGCGACGGTAAACCGCTGGAACAACTGAGCCCCAGGGATGCCCGCGCCGTGCTGGCTGGTGCGCAATCGTCGGTGAAGGTGGATCTGTCGGGAGTGGAAGTCACTGAACGTTCGATCAAGGTCGGCGAACAGAACATCACGCTGAAAATCGTTCGCCCCGCCAAGGTCAAAGGTCAACTGCCGGTGTTCATGTTCTTCCACGGTGGTGGCTGGGTGCTGGGTGACTACCCGACTCACCAACGGCTGATCCGTGATTTGGTGGTGGGTTCCGGCGCGGTGGCGGTGTACGTCGATTACACGCCGTCGCCGGAAGCACACTACCCGACGGCGATCAACCAGGCCTATGCCGCCACCCGTTGGGTTGCCGAGCATGGCAAGGAGATCGGTGTCGATGGCAAGCGCCTGGCAGTGGCCGGCAACAGCGTCGGCGGCAACATGGCAGCGGTGGTGGCCTTGATGGCCAAGGAACAGAAAACCCCGACGCTGCGCTTTCAGTTGCTGATGTGGCCGGTGACCAACGCGCAATTCGACACCCCGTCGTACCAGCAATTCTCCGAAGGCCACTTCCTGACCAAGGGCATGATGAATTGGTTCTGGGACAGCTATACCACCGACACCGCCGAGCGTGCACAGATCCATGCCTCACCGTTGCAAGCCAGCGCGGGACAACTTCGCGGTTTGCCCGCCGCCCTGGTGCAGACCGCCGAGTTCGACGTGCTGCGAGACGAAGGTGAAGCCTATGCACGCCACCTGGATGCTGCCGGCGTACCGGTCACGGCCGTGCGCTACAACGGCATGATTCACGACTTCGGCCTGCTCAATCCCCTGAGCCAGATCCCTGAAGTCAAGGCGGCGGTTCGCCAGGCGGCGCTGGAGCTCAAGACTCACTTGAACTGA
- a CDS encoding LysR family transcriptional regulator: protein MNPFEDMRIFCQVMDSGSFTAAADQLGLSKQFVSRRLMQLEERLGVRLLNRSTRRLDVTPLGQSYYESALRLLSEVEQVEQGIAGQTIEPRGTIRLSAPLSFAVAHLGGLLPVFLQRYRDVTVEVDLSDRPVDLLSEGYDLALRIGVLEDSTLIARRIASIQRVYCASPAYLAERGTPVKPEDLHAHDCLPYGHSRQVQWRFVGQGKPLIVNVTGRMRVNNGELLKDAAIAGMGITYLPTFIVGSALKDGRLVPVLGDFHPEPLTLSAVYPQHRQGSRPVQALIEFLRERLDRTVCILSGDN, encoded by the coding sequence ATGAACCCATTCGAAGATATGCGTATTTTTTGCCAGGTCATGGACTCCGGCAGCTTCACCGCGGCGGCGGATCAGTTGGGCCTGTCCAAGCAGTTCGTCAGCCGGCGTCTGATGCAACTGGAAGAACGCCTGGGCGTGCGGCTGCTCAATCGCTCGACCCGGCGGCTGGACGTCACGCCCCTGGGGCAGAGTTATTACGAGTCGGCCTTGCGCCTGCTCAGTGAAGTGGAGCAAGTGGAGCAGGGGATAGCCGGCCAGACCATCGAGCCCCGCGGCACCATTCGCTTGAGTGCGCCGCTGTCGTTCGCCGTGGCACATTTGGGGGGGCTGCTGCCGGTGTTTTTGCAGCGCTATCGCGACGTCACGGTTGAAGTCGATCTCAGCGACCGGCCGGTAGATTTGCTCAGCGAGGGTTACGACCTGGCATTGCGCATCGGGGTGCTGGAAGATTCGACGCTGATTGCCCGACGCATCGCGTCCATCCAGCGGGTGTATTGCGCCAGCCCGGCTTACCTGGCCGAGCGCGGCACCCCGGTCAAACCCGAGGATTTGCATGCTCATGACTGCCTGCCTTATGGCCACAGTCGTCAGGTGCAATGGCGTTTTGTAGGGCAGGGCAAGCCATTGATCGTCAACGTCACGGGAAGGATGCGGGTCAACAACGGTGAATTGCTCAAGGACGCGGCCATCGCCGGCATGGGCATTACGTATTTGCCAACCTTCATTGTCGGTTCGGCCTTGAAGGATGGGCGGCTGGTACCGGTGCTCGGCGACTTCCACCCTGAGCCGTTGACATTATCGGCGGTCTATCCGCAGCATCGTCAGGGCTCGCGACCGGTCCAGGCATTGATCGAGTTCTTGCGTGAACGATTGGATCGGACCGTTTGTATCTTGAGTGGAGACAATTAA
- a CDS encoding XdhC family protein, which translates to MQHLDLLVLEQALDWAAQDRSLWLCTVISTFGSAPRSPGAMLVVDETGASVGSLSGGCVEEEFFASLAGGHFRQAAQVISYGTSTEERQRLQLPCGGSLEVLVEFREPSPQWKIHLQVLLDVLRGQRRILRRVSLSDGSFSLCSEEACTSNVRHERNHVQIGIGPALRVLLAGLSPVAQACGQFAKALGCEVVVCDPREEVRDLAIDGVELLPILPSLFIANGGCHAATAVVALTHDPKIDDLTLMEAVNTQAFYIGAMGSRRTSEKRAERLARIGELSAEQIARLHMPIGLDLGSRTPTEIALAVMADVLRVYRGKDRAAL; encoded by the coding sequence ATGCAACACCTGGATCTGCTCGTGCTGGAACAGGCTCTTGATTGGGCCGCACAAGACCGCAGCTTGTGGCTATGTACGGTGATCTCGACGTTTGGCTCCGCGCCCCGGTCACCCGGGGCCATGCTAGTTGTTGATGAAACGGGTGCTTCTGTTGGCTCGCTGTCCGGTGGCTGTGTGGAAGAAGAGTTCTTCGCAAGCCTTGCGGGTGGGCATTTTCGGCAAGCGGCCCAGGTGATCAGTTACGGCACGAGCACCGAGGAGCGGCAGCGACTTCAGTTGCCCTGTGGAGGAAGCCTTGAGGTTCTGGTTGAATTTCGCGAACCGAGTCCACAATGGAAAATACATTTGCAGGTGCTGCTCGACGTTTTGCGCGGACAGCGCAGGATCCTGCGAAGAGTCAGTCTGAGCGACGGAAGCTTTAGCCTGTGCAGTGAAGAGGCTTGTACCAGTAACGTTAGGCATGAAAGGAATCATGTGCAGATCGGTATTGGGCCCGCTTTGCGAGTGCTTTTGGCTGGACTTTCGCCTGTCGCTCAGGCCTGCGGTCAGTTCGCCAAAGCTTTGGGTTGCGAGGTGGTTGTGTGCGATCCACGGGAAGAAGTCCGTGATTTGGCAATTGATGGCGTCGAGCTGTTACCCATTCTTCCTTCATTGTTCATCGCCAACGGCGGATGCCACGCCGCTACAGCGGTGGTTGCTCTGACACACGATCCGAAGATCGACGACCTGACTCTGATGGAAGCTGTGAACACTCAAGCCTTCTATATCGGGGCGATGGGGTCACGCCGAACCTCGGAAAAGCGAGCAGAGCGTTTGGCACGCATCGGGGAGTTGAGTGCTGAGCAAATTGCTCGGCTACATATGCCTATCGGGTTGGACTTGGGTAGCCGTACACCGACAGAAATCGCGTTGGCGGTTATGGCTGATGTTCTGCGGGTTTACCGGGGAAAGGATCGCGCTGCGTTATGA
- a CDS encoding alkene reductase: protein MRKFTTTPQPLFQPIAVGPLQLKHRIAMAPLTRSRAGQPGDVPTQMNAEYYRQRSSAALIITEATQISRQAQGYAWTPGIYSQEQIDGWRVVADEVHKAGGQIFMQLWHVGRVSHPSFQPDGGLPVAPTSMPVPGKTFIVDEQGNGVWGEIPDPQALTIDGIRAIIEDYRRAARNAIEAGMDGVEIHAGNGYLLDQFINSASNQRDDAYGSSIENRSRMLLEVVAAVAAEVGAERTAVRLTPMGRFMGMGDDTPEDTFGYLVNRLNDWSLAYLHLVEPAIVGTVRDEQFDPRWDAIIQQLRTAWHGVLILAGGYDPASAARAVSEGRADIIAFGRPFLANPDLPRRIREELPLNPSDPASFFGGDARGYTDYPTHP from the coding sequence ATGCGCAAGTTCACAACTACCCCTCAGCCCCTGTTCCAACCGATTGCCGTTGGCCCGTTGCAGCTCAAGCATCGCATCGCGATGGCACCACTCACACGCTCGCGAGCTGGCCAGCCTGGCGACGTGCCGACACAGATGAACGCCGAGTATTATCGTCAGCGCTCCAGCGCTGCCCTGATCATTACCGAAGCGACGCAGATCTCTCGACAAGCGCAAGGCTATGCCTGGACGCCGGGCATCTACAGCCAAGAACAGATTGATGGCTGGCGTGTGGTGGCCGATGAAGTACATAAGGCAGGCGGACAGATTTTCATGCAGCTATGGCATGTCGGGCGCGTTTCGCACCCCAGCTTCCAACCTGATGGCGGACTTCCAGTTGCGCCGACATCGATGCCGGTTCCTGGTAAAACATTCATTGTCGACGAACAGGGCAACGGCGTATGGGGAGAGATTCCTGACCCTCAGGCACTGACAATCGATGGCATCAGAGCAATCATAGAAGACTACCGTCGCGCTGCGCGCAACGCCATTGAGGCAGGAATGGATGGCGTTGAAATCCATGCAGGCAATGGTTACCTGCTTGACCAATTCATCAATAGCGCAAGCAACCAGCGAGATGACGCTTACGGTAGCAGCATCGAAAATCGCAGCCGCATGTTGCTCGAAGTCGTAGCGGCTGTAGCAGCAGAAGTCGGGGCAGAGCGAACAGCTGTACGCCTGACACCCATGGGGCGCTTCATGGGAATGGGTGACGACACGCCTGAAGACACGTTCGGTTATCTGGTTAACCGGCTCAACGATTGGTCGCTGGCCTACCTTCACCTGGTTGAGCCTGCCATCGTTGGGACTGTACGAGATGAGCAATTTGATCCCCGCTGGGACGCCATCATTCAGCAATTGCGTACCGCATGGCACGGTGTACTGATTCTCGCCGGTGGTTATGACCCAGCTAGCGCCGCACGGGCAGTGTCGGAAGGCCGCGCAGATATCATCGCCTTCGGTCGCCCTTTCCTGGCTAACCCTGATCTGCCACGACGTATCCGCGAGGAGCTGCCACTCAACCCATCGGATCCTGCCAGCTTCTTTGGAGGCGATGCACGCGGGTATACCGACTATCCCACCCACCCGTAA
- a CDS encoding xanthine dehydrogenase family protein molybdopterin-binding subunit has protein sequence MKTNANVDLGRRAFLRNGSLLVVFSLLPVAGNVLADTEVDTLGTLVLAPDLPGSLRTNPYLDAWIRVDAQGITVYTGKAELGTGVKTALLQIAAERLEVAPNAINMLTADTALTPNEGYTAGSHTLFDSGTALFNAAAQVRQLLVESASRLWGVEPDRLVTRDAMIQEPNGRRMTYFEAVSGVDLHRYAEPKSPAKPAEKFSLIGHSLPRLDIPAKVSGGAAFVQDMRLPGMLHARLIRPPGPGCRLQSFDASALQSLPGVVQVVRDGNYLAVVAQDEWQAVKAMRAGYEQAKWSEGDALPDARNIHALLPRLPSRRYPISHNGSPASVPGSSYRARVTKHYVMHGSIGPSCAVAWLKDGMLTVWTHTQGVYPLRAGIAEMLGLPLDRVRCIHTEGSGCYGHNGADDAAADAALIAMRVPGYPVRVQWMREQENLWEPYSSAMITEVQASLDQSGRLQDWAYELWTTPHNERIVNAGRLLPARLLSKPFASAPSVPIAQPEGDGDRNAVPLYSVASTRIDMNFITQMPFRTSAMRSLGAHINVFAIEACIDELATRAGVDSVAFRLAHLEDPRARAVVERVRDNFGWTATPTAPGVGIGFAFARYKNIMGYCAIAVQVRVHPQTGDIVVDRVVTAVDAGQIVSPDGLRNQIEGGIVQSTSWTLYEAIDFDAGGVRSYDWSGYPILRFPQLPRNVEVHLIDQPGQPFLGAAEIVQGPMAAALGNAVTNATGRRPSQLPLTRSF, from the coding sequence ATGAAGACCAACGCTAACGTCGATCTTGGGCGGCGCGCCTTCCTGCGTAACGGTTCCTTGCTGGTGGTGTTCTCGCTGCTACCGGTTGCAGGCAATGTATTGGCCGACACTGAAGTGGATACGCTCGGCACCCTGGTGCTGGCTCCAGACCTGCCCGGTAGCTTGCGCACCAACCCCTACCTGGATGCCTGGATCCGCGTCGATGCGCAGGGAATAACCGTTTACACCGGTAAGGCCGAACTGGGCACAGGGGTAAAAACCGCGTTGTTGCAGATCGCAGCCGAGCGTTTGGAAGTAGCGCCCAATGCAATCAACATGCTGACCGCCGACACCGCGTTGACACCCAATGAAGGCTATACCGCAGGTAGTCACACCCTCTTCGACAGCGGAACAGCGTTATTCAACGCCGCGGCCCAAGTGCGCCAATTGCTAGTGGAGTCTGCGTCCAGGCTTTGGGGCGTTGAGCCTGATCGGTTGGTGACACGTGATGCGATGATTCAAGAGCCCAACGGGCGGCGCATGACCTACTTCGAAGCAGTAAGCGGAGTGGATCTACATCGCTATGCGGAGCCGAAGTCTCCGGCAAAGCCCGCAGAAAAATTCAGTCTGATTGGGCATTCGCTGCCTCGCCTGGACATCCCGGCTAAGGTCAGTGGTGGTGCCGCATTCGTACAAGACATGCGTCTTCCAGGCATGCTGCATGCACGACTCATCCGGCCACCTGGACCAGGTTGCCGACTGCAGTCGTTTGATGCCAGCGCCTTGCAAAGCCTTCCTGGTGTGGTGCAGGTCGTGCGTGACGGCAACTACCTGGCCGTCGTTGCACAGGACGAATGGCAAGCAGTGAAGGCGATGCGCGCAGGGTATGAGCAGGCGAAATGGAGCGAAGGCGATGCGTTGCCCGACGCGCGCAATATCCATGCATTGCTCCCTCGATTGCCATCGCGCCGTTACCCCATCAGCCACAACGGTAGTCCGGCTTCGGTACCCGGATCGAGTTACCGGGCACGGGTGACCAAACACTATGTCATGCACGGCTCTATCGGCCCGTCCTGCGCGGTGGCCTGGCTCAAGGACGGTATGCTTACCGTCTGGACTCATACTCAAGGCGTCTACCCGCTACGCGCGGGTATCGCGGAAATGCTGGGGTTACCGTTGGATCGGGTTCGATGCATCCATACCGAGGGGTCGGGCTGCTACGGCCATAACGGGGCGGATGATGCTGCGGCGGACGCTGCATTGATTGCCATGCGAGTGCCCGGTTATCCCGTGCGGGTTCAATGGATGCGAGAGCAGGAAAACCTGTGGGAGCCCTACAGCTCCGCAATGATCACCGAGGTGCAGGCGAGCCTGGATCAAAGCGGTCGACTTCAGGATTGGGCATACGAACTGTGGACGACCCCGCACAACGAACGCATCGTCAATGCCGGTCGCTTGTTACCTGCGCGCTTGCTATCCAAACCGTTCGCCTCAGCCCCATCGGTTCCTATCGCGCAACCGGAAGGCGACGGTGACCGTAACGCCGTGCCGCTGTACAGCGTGGCATCGACCCGTATCGACATGAATTTCATCACCCAGATGCCATTTCGCACGTCGGCAATGCGCTCCTTGGGTGCGCACATCAATGTCTTCGCGATTGAAGCCTGTATTGATGAGTTGGCGACGCGTGCCGGAGTGGACTCAGTCGCTTTCCGCCTCGCACATTTGGAAGATCCTCGTGCTCGAGCAGTGGTAGAGCGAGTGCGGGACAACTTTGGCTGGACAGCAACGCCAACCGCGCCGGGCGTGGGTATCGGCTTTGCCTTCGCTCGGTACAAAAACATCATGGGGTATTGCGCTATCGCGGTGCAGGTACGCGTTCATCCTCAAACCGGCGACATAGTGGTTGATCGGGTGGTCACAGCCGTGGATGCCGGACAGATCGTCAGCCCCGACGGTCTGCGAAACCAAATAGAGGGTGGGATTGTGCAATCCACCAGTTGGACTTTGTACGAAGCCATCGATTTTGATGCTGGTGGAGTACGTAGTTATGACTGGAGCGGTTATCCGATTCTGCGCTTTCCGCAATTGCCACGGAATGTCGAAGTGCATTTGATTGATCAGCCAGGACAGCCATTTCTGGGTGCCGCAGAGATCGTACAAGGCCCTATGGCTGCCGCCCTTGGAAATGCGGTGACTAACGCCACTGGCCGCCGGCCTTCGCAACTGCCCCTGACTCGATCGTTTTAA
- a CDS encoding (2Fe-2S)-binding protein — MTHMTLNVNGSSHHLDIDADTPLLYALRNQLELNGAKYGCGLGQCGACTVIVDNKPIFSCVTPCSSVQGKEVRTVESLGTADHPSALQKAFIEKQAAQCGYCIAGMLMRAQVLLERNPNPDEQTIIAHMAPNLCRCGTHLRIIDAIRAASGAQHEDQR; from the coding sequence ATGACCCACATGACCCTGAATGTCAATGGATCGTCCCACCATCTGGACATCGACGCCGATACCCCTCTGCTATATGCCTTGCGCAACCAGCTTGAGCTAAACGGGGCAAAGTATGGGTGTGGGCTTGGCCAGTGCGGCGCCTGCACGGTGATCGTCGACAACAAGCCGATATTTTCCTGTGTAACACCTTGCTCAAGCGTACAGGGCAAAGAAGTCCGCACCGTAGAAAGTCTGGGTACAGCCGATCACCCCAGTGCGCTGCAAAAGGCGTTTATCGAAAAGCAAGCCGCGCAATGCGGCTATTGCATCGCCGGAATGCTGATGCGAGCCCAGGTACTGCTGGAGCGCAATCCAAACCCTGACGAGCAGACAATTATCGCTCACATGGCGCCGAACCTCTGCCGTTGCGGCACACACCTGCGAATCATCGACGCCATCCGCGCCGCGTCTGGAGCACAACATGAAGACCAACGCTAA
- a CDS encoding c-type cytochrome encodes MNKKGLWLGGLTLAVCGVALAGALMWRPSLAPVKQHALQDSEQIKRGALVVEAGDCAVCHTRPGGEYLAGGLALVTPFGTLYSTNITPDDRTGIGEWSLETFERAMRHGISRDGHFLYPAFPYAHYRRMSEGDLKDAYAYLMSGPPVDSPARPNQMNFPMNIRPLVSFWNLLFLHGEQPQSESRQTAQWNRGRYLMEGAGHCAGCHSPLNLLGAEKSGQSLAGGMVDGWEAPSLLGLAHAHKPWNSQQLVGYLRGEVAADHGAAAGPMRPVSLSLAKVPISDVQAIAEYLLSLGAHNPAEPRSPSPDITTVDPTARNEGAALFQAACAGCHGSGAPMRLIDGRPDLADTSAMRSATSRNFVKTVLEGIAMTPGASGPGMPAFATTLNEAQLTVLATYLRARAEPDHPWADLSVTIKDLREDAK; translated from the coding sequence ATGAACAAGAAAGGTCTCTGGTTAGGCGGACTTACGCTCGCCGTCTGTGGCGTCGCTTTAGCCGGTGCTCTGATGTGGCGGCCATCCCTCGCCCCCGTCAAGCAACATGCGTTGCAGGATTCCGAGCAGATCAAGCGCGGAGCGCTGGTTGTCGAGGCCGGCGATTGTGCGGTCTGCCATACGCGCCCGGGAGGCGAGTATTTGGCTGGCGGACTCGCGCTGGTGACGCCCTTTGGCACGCTCTACAGCACCAACATCACACCCGACGATCGCACCGGCATTGGTGAATGGTCTCTGGAAACGTTCGAGCGGGCCATGCGTCACGGGATATCCCGCGACGGGCATTTTCTTTATCCGGCGTTTCCCTACGCACATTATCGCCGCATGAGCGAAGGCGATCTGAAAGACGCTTACGCCTATTTGATGAGCGGGCCGCCAGTAGATTCGCCTGCTAGGCCAAACCAGATGAACTTCCCCATGAACATTCGGCCGCTGGTTTCGTTCTGGAACCTGCTGTTCCTTCACGGCGAACAGCCGCAATCGGAGTCCCGGCAAACGGCCCAATGGAATCGTGGGCGGTATCTGATGGAAGGCGCTGGACACTGCGCGGGCTGCCATTCACCACTCAACCTTTTGGGCGCTGAAAAGTCTGGGCAATCGCTGGCCGGGGGCATGGTCGATGGCTGGGAGGCTCCTTCCCTGCTTGGCTTGGCTCATGCGCATAAGCCCTGGAACAGCCAGCAACTGGTGGGCTATCTGCGCGGTGAGGTTGCTGCCGACCACGGAGCCGCGGCAGGTCCAATGAGGCCGGTCAGCCTGAGCCTGGCGAAAGTACCCATCAGTGATGTGCAAGCCATTGCCGAATACCTGCTGAGCCTGGGTGCGCACAATCCAGCTGAACCACGATCACCTTCTCCTGACATCACAACTGTCGATCCGACTGCGCGAAATGAAGGGGCAGCACTCTTCCAGGCTGCCTGCGCAGGTTGCCATGGCTCAGGGGCCCCCATGCGATTGATCGACGGACGTCCTGATCTCGCAGACACATCCGCCATGCGCTCCGCCACTTCGCGCAACTTCGTCAAAACGGTACTCGAGGGCATCGCTATGACTCCAGGCGCTTCAGGCCCTGGCATGCCGGCGTTTGCCACCACCTTGAACGAAGCCCAACTCACTGTGCTGGCTACGTATCTGCGTGCTCGCGCTGAGCCGGATCATCCCTGGGCCGACCTCTCAGTAACTATCAAAGACTTACGCGAGGATGCGAAATGA